The proteins below come from a single Mycobacterium parmense genomic window:
- a CDS encoding alpha/beta fold hydrolase encodes MSRHTVTTAQASIDTRVDGDGPAVVIIPSYGRGAGSDFDTVTARLVAAGYRVLRPEPRGVAGSCGPMSGVTFADMAGDIARVIDDLADGPAVILGHAFGNFVGRATAVHHPDKVAAVILAAASGRTVDPQVNTAPLRAGDLTLPDTDRLAALRLAFFAPGHDATIWLTGWYPETLAMQVDCVRRTDVARYWGAGNAPVFEIIAALDPFHKRDEWGDLRARYGDRVTTTVIDDAAHALFPEQPDAVATAILDYLQTGGHGPGR; translated from the coding sequence GTGAGCCGGCACACCGTCACCACGGCGCAGGCGTCGATCGACACCCGCGTCGACGGGGACGGGCCCGCCGTCGTCATCATCCCGTCCTACGGACGTGGCGCCGGCAGCGACTTCGACACGGTGACCGCGAGGCTCGTCGCCGCAGGCTATCGGGTGCTGCGCCCAGAGCCGCGCGGCGTCGCGGGTTCCTGCGGCCCGATGAGCGGTGTCACCTTCGCCGACATGGCCGGCGATATCGCGCGGGTGATCGACGACCTGGCCGACGGGCCCGCGGTCATCCTCGGGCACGCGTTCGGCAACTTCGTCGGCCGCGCCACCGCCGTGCACCACCCCGACAAGGTGGCCGCGGTGATCCTGGCTGCCGCGTCCGGGAGAACCGTTGACCCGCAAGTCAATACAGCACCCCTGCGCGCCGGTGACCTTACGCTGCCGGACACCGACCGACTGGCCGCGCTGCGGCTGGCCTTCTTCGCGCCCGGCCACGACGCCACGATCTGGCTGACCGGCTGGTATCCGGAAACCCTGGCGATGCAAGTGGACTGCGTGCGCCGCACCGACGTCGCGCGCTACTGGGGCGCCGGAAACGCCCCGGTGTTCGAGATCATCGCGGCCCTCGACCCCTTTCACAAGCGCGACGAATGGGGGGACCTGCGTGCCCGCTACGGCGACCGCGTCACCACCACGGTGATCGACGACGCCGCCCACGCCCTGTTCCCCGAACAACCCGATGCCGTCGCCACCGCGATCCTCGACTACCTGCAGACCGGGGGCCACGGCCCCGGTCGCTGA
- a CDS encoding Rv2253 family sensor-like surface protein: MSPKRLSSVVGSCVVPLAIVPSLPVTAAAESPSWNGQYAITFMVGPKSGTSIAAGDPEEQHTDTYTFRSSCAGGTCTATIVGGPPPSNPTVKQPIQFTWDGSSWTQVSDFQWDCMMPDTTIQWNPARADVRYTPQPDGSLSGTMHTEILSGACQGTIDMNMRAERV; the protein is encoded by the coding sequence GTGTCCCCGAAACGTCTGAGCAGTGTCGTCGGTTCGTGCGTCGTGCCGCTGGCGATCGTCCCGTCGCTTCCGGTGACCGCCGCGGCGGAGTCCCCGTCGTGGAACGGCCAGTACGCGATCACGTTCATGGTCGGCCCGAAATCCGGGACGAGCATCGCCGCCGGCGACCCCGAGGAGCAGCACACCGACACCTACACGTTCCGCTCGAGCTGTGCGGGCGGAACCTGTACCGCCACGATCGTCGGCGGCCCGCCGCCGAGCAACCCGACGGTCAAGCAACCGATTCAGTTCACCTGGGACGGGTCGTCGTGGACCCAGGTCAGCGATTTTCAGTGGGACTGCATGATGCCCGACACCACGATTCAGTGGAATCCGGCCCGGGCCGACGTGCGCTACACACCTCAACCCGACGGATCGCTCTCGGGCACCATGCACACCGAGATATTGAGCGGCGCGTGTCAGGGCACGATCGACATGAACATGCGCGCCGAGCGCGTCTGA
- a CDS encoding sigma-70 family RNA polymerase sigma factor encodes MRQDGDASDDESVTAMVSDEQLGEGFETERPRLQRIAAHILGDADAAQDIVQQAWLRLQATEEPISNLAGWLTTATSRLCLDRLRARAPVPTESIELEARAPDPADDVVLADTVGIALQVVLDRLTPAERVAFVLHDSFGVGFESIASMLDTTSVAARKLASRARAKVRAPVRDDALADWEIVDAFMAAAREGDFSRLLQLLAPDVVVTADEAAIALGTPARLAGADEVARFFNGAAAAAFAVFVGDRPGAAWIHRGQVKVAFDFTVEAGRVRHLRFRAADDVLAGIRRRDRGSARGSAART; translated from the coding sequence GTGCGTCAGGATGGTGACGCATCCGACGACGAAAGTGTGACCGCGATGGTGAGCGACGAGCAGCTCGGCGAGGGCTTCGAGACCGAGCGTCCTCGCCTGCAGCGCATCGCCGCGCACATCCTGGGAGATGCCGACGCGGCACAGGACATCGTGCAGCAGGCCTGGTTGCGGCTTCAGGCCACCGAGGAGCCGATCAGCAATCTGGCGGGCTGGCTCACCACGGCGACCTCGCGGCTGTGCCTCGACCGGCTGCGGGCGCGTGCCCCGGTGCCGACCGAGTCGATAGAGCTCGAAGCGAGGGCACCCGATCCCGCCGACGACGTCGTGCTGGCCGACACCGTCGGCATCGCGCTGCAGGTGGTGCTCGACCGGCTCACGCCCGCCGAGCGCGTGGCCTTTGTTCTGCACGACAGCTTCGGTGTCGGCTTCGAGTCGATCGCATCGATGCTCGACACGACATCGGTCGCGGCGCGCAAGCTGGCCTCTCGGGCTCGGGCCAAGGTGCGCGCGCCGGTGCGTGACGATGCCCTGGCCGACTGGGAGATCGTGGACGCCTTCATGGCCGCGGCCCGCGAGGGTGACTTCTCACGGCTGCTCCAATTGCTGGCTCCGGACGTGGTGGTCACCGCCGATGAAGCCGCGATCGCGCTCGGCACGCCGGCTCGCTTGGCAGGCGCCGACGAGGTGGCCAGGTTCTTCAATGGCGCTGCGGCAGCTGCCTTTGCCGTCTTCGTCGGCGATCGCCCGGGCGCCGCCTGGATCCACCGCGGACAGGTCAAGGTCGCCTTCGACTTCACGGTCGAGGCCGGGCGGGTCCGCCACCTCCGGTTCCGCGCAGCCGACGACGTGCTGGCCGGAATACGGCGCCGTGACCGTGGCAGCGCCCGGGGTTCTGCGGCACGGACCTGA
- a CDS encoding DUF1801 domain-containing protein codes for MASEKHAADSDDPSALIDRRIAELADWRGDLLATVREVILTTLPDVVEQWKWRGVPTWYQDGIICTGETYRDKVKITFAKGASLPDPTGLFNSSLDGNTRRAIDLMEGDTLDVKAFADLVRAAAELNRQ; via the coding sequence ATGGCGTCCGAGAAGCACGCTGCCGACAGCGATGACCCGTCTGCTCTGATCGATCGCCGCATTGCCGAATTGGCCGACTGGCGAGGTGATCTGCTGGCTACCGTCCGCGAAGTGATCCTGACGACACTGCCCGACGTGGTGGAACAGTGGAAATGGCGTGGTGTGCCCACGTGGTATCAGGACGGGATCATCTGCACCGGGGAAACCTACCGGGACAAGGTCAAGATCACCTTTGCCAAGGGCGCCTCGCTGCCCGACCCGACCGGACTGTTCAACTCGAGCCTGGACGGCAACACACGGCGTGCCATCGACCTCATGGAAGGCGACACCCTGGACGTGAAGGCCTTCGCCGACCTCGTCCGCGCAGCCGCCGAACTCAACAGACAGTGA
- the glnA gene encoding type I glutamate--ammonia ligase, with translation MTETTPDDIFKLVKDENVEFVDVRFCDLPGIMQHFTIPVSFFDQSVFDDGLAFDGSSIRGFQSIHESDMLLLPDPATAQIDLFTEHKTLNLNFFVHDPFTLEPYSRDPRNIARKAENYLKSTGVADTAYFGAEAEFYIFDSVSFDSRTNGSFYEIDAISGWWNTGSPNELDGSPNRGYKVRPKGGYFPVAPVDHYVDLRAEMLANLIKAGFSLEKGHHEVGTGGQAEINYKFNTLLHAADDMQLYKYIVKNTAWQNGKTVTFMPKPLFGDNGSGMHTHQSLWKDGNPLMYDETGYAGLSDTARHYIGGLLHHAPSLLAFTNPTVNSYKRLVPGFEAPINLVYSQRNRSACVRIPITGTNPKAKRLEFRCPDSSGNPYLAFSAMLMAGLDGIKNKIEPQAPVDKDLYELPPEEAANIPQAPTQLSAVIDRLEEDHEYLTEGGVFTPDLIETWISFKRENEILPVQIRPHPYEFALYYDV, from the coding sequence GTGACGGAAACGACGCCCGACGACATCTTCAAACTCGTGAAGGACGAGAACGTTGAGTTTGTCGACGTCCGGTTCTGTGACTTGCCGGGCATCATGCAGCACTTCACAATTCCCGTTTCGTTCTTCGATCAGAGCGTGTTCGACGACGGGCTGGCCTTCGACGGTTCGTCGATTCGCGGCTTCCAGTCGATCCACGAATCCGACATGCTGCTCCTGCCCGACCCCGCGACGGCGCAGATCGACCTGTTCACCGAACACAAGACGCTCAACCTCAACTTCTTCGTGCACGATCCGTTCACCCTCGAGCCGTACTCGCGCGACCCGCGCAACATCGCCCGCAAGGCCGAGAACTACCTGAAGAGCACCGGGGTCGCCGACACCGCCTACTTCGGCGCCGAGGCCGAGTTCTACATCTTCGACTCGGTCAGCTTCGACTCGCGCACCAACGGTTCCTTCTACGAGATCGACGCAATCTCCGGTTGGTGGAACACCGGCTCGCCCAACGAGCTCGACGGCAGCCCCAACCGCGGTTACAAGGTCCGCCCCAAGGGGGGCTACTTCCCCGTCGCGCCTGTGGACCATTACGTCGACCTGCGCGCCGAGATGCTGGCGAACCTGATCAAGGCCGGCTTCAGCCTGGAAAAGGGCCACCACGAGGTGGGCACCGGCGGACAGGCCGAGATCAACTACAAGTTCAACACGCTGCTGCACGCGGCCGACGACATGCAGCTGTACAAGTACATCGTCAAGAACACCGCGTGGCAGAACGGCAAGACCGTCACCTTCATGCCCAAGCCGCTGTTCGGCGACAACGGCTCCGGGATGCACACCCACCAGTCGCTGTGGAAGGACGGCAACCCGCTCATGTACGACGAGACGGGCTACGCCGGCCTGTCGGACACCGCGCGGCACTACATCGGCGGCCTGCTGCACCACGCGCCGTCGCTGCTGGCCTTCACCAACCCGACGGTCAACTCCTACAAGCGGTTGGTGCCCGGCTTCGAGGCGCCGATCAACCTGGTCTACAGCCAGCGCAACCGCTCGGCGTGTGTCCGCATCCCGATCACCGGCACCAACCCGAAGGCCAAGCGGCTGGAGTTCCGCTGCCCCGACTCGTCGGGCAACCCGTACCTGGCGTTCTCGGCGATGCTGATGGCCGGCCTCGACGGCATCAAGAACAAGATCGAGCCGCAGGCCCCGGTCGACAAGGACCTCTACGAGCTGCCGCCCGAGGAGGCCGCCAACATCCCGCAGGCGCCGACCCAGCTGTCCGCGGTGATCGACCGGCTGGAAGAGGACCACGAATACCTCACCGAGGGCGGCGTTTTCACGCCTGACCTGATCGAGACGTGGATCAGCTTCAAGCGCGAGAACGAGATCCTGCCGGTGCAGATCCGGCCGCACCCGTACGAGTTCGCGCTCTACTACGACGTCTAG
- a CDS encoding RDD family protein has product MTSGARSAYPGERLGLPKNGPGSLAPMGRRLGALMVDWLIAYGLAGLAMRFGLFSQAMLATAVLAIWFLLGVIAVRLFGFTPGQLVLGLRVVTLDGRGAVGVVRAAVRGVLVGMVVPALFTDFDGRGMHDRVTATAVVRR; this is encoded by the coding sequence ATGACGTCCGGTGCACGTTCGGCCTACCCCGGCGAGCGGCTCGGACTGCCGAAGAACGGGCCGGGATCGCTGGCCCCGATGGGCCGCCGGCTGGGCGCGCTGATGGTCGACTGGCTGATCGCCTACGGGCTGGCCGGGCTTGCAATGCGATTCGGGCTGTTCTCCCAGGCGATGCTGGCGACGGCGGTGCTGGCGATCTGGTTTCTGCTCGGCGTGATAGCCGTGCGGCTGTTCGGGTTCACGCCCGGACAGCTGGTGCTGGGTCTGCGGGTGGTGACGCTGGACGGGCGCGGCGCCGTCGGGGTGGTGCGGGCGGCCGTGCGCGGGGTGCTCGTCGGGATGGTCGTGCCGGCGCTGTTCACCGACTTCGACGGCCGCGGCATGCACGATCGCGTGACGGCGACCGCGGTGGTCCGGCGCTGA
- a CDS encoding DUF4191 domain-containing protein: MAKPRNAAENKAAKAEAQAARKAAARERRAQLWQAFNIQRKEDKRLLPYMIGAFVLIVAAAVAVGVWAGGLTMITLIPLGVLLGGLVTFIIFSRRAQKSIYGKAEGQTGAAAWVLDNLRGKWRVTPGVAATGHFDAVHRVLGRPGVILVGEGAATRVKPLLAQEKKRTARLVGEVPIYDIVVGNGEGEVPLAKLERHLTRLPSNITAKQLDSLESRLAALGSRAGAAMMPKGPLPNAGKMRGVQRTVRRR, encoded by the coding sequence ATGGCTAAACCCCGCAACGCCGCCGAGAACAAGGCCGCCAAGGCAGAGGCGCAGGCCGCCCGCAAGGCCGCGGCGCGGGAACGCCGCGCCCAGTTGTGGCAGGCGTTCAACATCCAGCGCAAAGAGGACAAGCGGCTGCTGCCCTACATGATCGGCGCCTTCGTGCTCATCGTCGCGGCGGCGGTGGCCGTCGGCGTGTGGGCCGGCGGGCTGACCATGATCACGCTGATCCCGCTCGGCGTGCTGCTGGGCGGCCTGGTCACCTTCATCATCTTCAGCCGCCGCGCCCAGAAGTCGATCTACGGCAAGGCTGAGGGCCAGACGGGCGCCGCCGCGTGGGTGCTGGACAACCTGCGCGGCAAGTGGCGGGTCACTCCCGGTGTCGCGGCGACCGGTCACTTCGACGCGGTGCACCGCGTGCTGGGCCGGCCGGGGGTGATCCTGGTCGGCGAGGGAGCGGCGACGCGCGTCAAACCGCTACTGGCGCAGGAGAAGAAGCGCACCGCGCGCCTGGTCGGCGAGGTGCCGATCTACGACATCGTCGTCGGCAACGGCGAGGGCGAGGTGCCGCTGGCCAAGCTGGAGCGCCACCTCACCCGGCTGCCGAGCAACATCACCGCCAAGCAGCTGGACTCGCTGGAGTCGCGGCTGGCCGCCCTGGGGTCGCGCGCCGGTGCCGCCATGATGCCCAAGGGGCCGCTGCCGAACGCCGGCAAGATGCGGGGCGTGCAGCGCACGGTGCGCCGACGATAG
- the lipA gene encoding lipoyl synthase, translating to MTAAPEGRKLLRLEVRNAQTPVERKPPWIKVRARMGPEYTQLKGLVRREGLHTVCEEAGCPNIFECWEDREATFLIGGDQCTRRCDFCQIDTGKPAALDRDEPRRVADSVRTMGLRYATVTGVARDDLPDGGAWLYAETVRAIKELNPSTGVELLVPDFNGEPGRLAEVFGSRPEVLAHNVETVPRVFKRIRPAFGYDRSLGVLTAARDAGLVTKSNLILGLGETPDEVRTALADLRDAGCDIVTITQYLRPSARHHPVERWVRPEEFVGFARHAEELGFAGVLAGPLVRSSYRAGRLYEQAAGRRASTA from the coding sequence GTGACCGCCGCACCCGAAGGACGCAAGTTGCTGCGCCTCGAGGTGCGCAACGCGCAAACGCCCGTCGAGCGCAAGCCGCCGTGGATCAAAGTGCGGGCGCGGATGGGCCCGGAGTACACGCAGCTGAAAGGGCTGGTCCGCCGGGAGGGCCTGCACACGGTGTGCGAAGAAGCCGGCTGCCCCAACATCTTCGAATGCTGGGAGGACCGCGAGGCCACCTTCCTCATCGGCGGCGACCAGTGCACCCGCCGCTGCGACTTCTGTCAGATCGACACCGGGAAGCCCGCCGCCCTCGACCGCGACGAGCCCCGGCGGGTCGCCGACAGCGTGCGGACCATGGGACTGCGCTACGCCACCGTCACCGGCGTCGCCCGCGACGACCTGCCCGACGGCGGGGCATGGCTGTACGCCGAGACGGTGCGCGCCATCAAGGAACTCAACCCGTCGACCGGCGTCGAACTGCTGGTCCCCGACTTCAACGGCGAGCCCGGCCGCCTCGCCGAGGTCTTCGGCTCGCGACCGGAGGTGCTGGCCCACAACGTCGAGACCGTTCCCCGCGTGTTCAAGCGCATCCGGCCGGCCTTCGGCTACGACCGCAGCCTCGGGGTGCTCACCGCGGCACGCGACGCCGGCCTGGTCACCAAGAGCAACCTGATCCTCGGCCTGGGCGAGACCCCCGACGAGGTGCGCACCGCGCTGGCCGACCTGCGCGACGCCGGCTGCGACATCGTGACCATCACGCAGTACCTGCGTCCGTCGGCCCGCCACCACCCGGTCGAGCGCTGGGTGAGGCCCGAGGAGTTCGTCGGGTTCGCACGGCACGCCGAGGAACTCGGCTTCGCGGGCGTGCTGGCCGGTCCGCTGGTGCGGTCGTCGTACCGGGCGGGACGGCTCTACGAGCAGGCTGCCGGGCGCCGCGCGTCGACGGCCTAG
- the lipB gene encoding lipoyl(octanoyl) transferase LipB encodes MVSSIRADRGPIDVRQLGSVDYCTAWQVQRDLADARVAGGADTLLLLEHPAVYTAGRRTEPHERPVDGTPVVDTDRGGKITWHGPGQLVGYPIVGLAEPLDVVNYVRRLEEALITVCGTLGLDTVRIDGRSGVWVPAGAGRPDRKIGAIGVRVSRATTLHGFALNCECDLAAFGAIVPCGISDAGVTSLSAELRRVVAVAEVREAVAVAVCDALDGVLPVREHVPGPAPQARVASAM; translated from the coding sequence GTGGTGAGCTCCATTCGCGCCGACCGCGGGCCGATCGACGTCCGCCAGCTGGGGTCGGTCGACTACTGCACCGCCTGGCAGGTGCAGCGGGACCTGGCCGACGCCAGGGTCGCGGGTGGCGCCGACACCCTCCTGTTGCTGGAACACCCGGCGGTCTACACCGCGGGGCGGCGCACCGAACCGCACGAACGACCGGTTGACGGCACGCCCGTGGTCGACACCGACCGCGGCGGCAAGATCACGTGGCACGGGCCGGGCCAGCTGGTCGGGTATCCGATCGTCGGGCTGGCCGAACCGCTCGACGTGGTCAACTACGTTCGCCGCCTCGAGGAGGCCCTGATCACGGTCTGCGGCACGCTGGGCCTGGACACGGTGCGCATCGACGGCCGCTCCGGGGTGTGGGTGCCCGCAGGCGCCGGCCGGCCCGACCGCAAGATCGGGGCCATCGGGGTGCGGGTGTCGCGGGCGACCACGCTGCACGGCTTCGCCCTGAACTGCGAGTGCGACCTCGCCGCGTTCGGCGCCATCGTGCCGTGCGGCATCAGCGACGCCGGGGTGACGTCGCTGTCCGCCGAGTTGCGGCGCGTCGTGGCCGTCGCCGAGGTTCGGGAGGCGGTCGCCGTCGCGGTCTGTGACGCCCTCGACGGCGTGCTGCCGGTCCGCGAGCACGTGCCCGGCCCGGCCCCGCAGGCCCGCGTAGCATCGGCGATGTGA
- a CDS encoding ester cyclase: MSSPAGACEPETNRRLVIDHFNEFVNNKDLGAIDRNMSADFYDHDGPGGKPTDREGDRTMMAALHASIPDLHVEVLESLAEGDKVMVRNVWTGTDARTGKRVGFRGFVLWRVADGKIVERWATVTPIQELADVTARW, encoded by the coding sequence GTGTCTTCTCCGGCCGGGGCTTGCGAACCCGAAACCAACCGCCGCCTGGTGATCGACCACTTCAACGAGTTCGTGAACAACAAGGACCTGGGCGCGATCGACCGCAACATGTCGGCCGACTTCTACGACCACGACGGCCCGGGCGGAAAGCCGACCGATCGCGAGGGTGACCGCACGATGATGGCGGCCCTGCACGCGTCGATCCCCGACCTGCATGTCGAGGTCCTCGAGTCGCTCGCCGAGGGCGACAAGGTGATGGTGCGCAACGTCTGGACCGGCACCGACGCGCGGACCGGGAAGCGGGTGGGGTTCCGCGGCTTCGTGCTGTGGCGGGTGGCCGACGGCAAGATCGTCGAGCGCTGGGCGACGGTCACGCCGATCCAGGAGCTCGCCGACGTCACCGCGCGGTGGTGA
- a CDS encoding NADPH-dependent F420 reductase, translated as METIAREPTIKIAIIGAGNVGRALGGAWSGGHAVTYGVRNPDNPKYGDLGAPASTSAAAVGGSDIVVLCTPWDTTRDALHECGDLSGTVLMDCTNPLTPDLTALTVGHTTSAAEQIAQWAPGAPVCKAMNQIGSPMMNHPRLPGTPVMFLCGDDGAKEVATPLVAELGFETVDAGDLTVARLLEPYGLLWIHLALRRGLGTDFAFALLRGTAGE; from the coding sequence GTGGAGACCATCGCAAGGGAGCCGACAATCAAGATCGCGATCATCGGCGCCGGCAACGTCGGGCGGGCGCTGGGCGGTGCATGGAGTGGCGGGCACGCTGTCACCTACGGCGTGCGCAATCCCGACAATCCCAAGTACGGCGACCTCGGCGCGCCGGCGTCCACCAGCGCCGCCGCCGTCGGCGGCAGCGACATCGTGGTGTTGTGCACGCCGTGGGACACCACCCGGGATGCCCTTCACGAGTGCGGCGACCTGTCCGGCACCGTACTGATGGATTGCACCAATCCCCTCACTCCCGACCTGACCGCGCTGACGGTCGGGCACACCACCTCCGCCGCCGAGCAGATTGCCCAGTGGGCGCCCGGCGCCCCGGTGTGCAAGGCCATGAACCAGATTGGCTCACCGATGATGAATCATCCCCGGTTGCCGGGCACACCGGTGATGTTTCTCTGTGGTGACGACGGCGCCAAGGAGGTTGCGACTCCGCTGGTCGCGGAGCTGGGCTTCGAAACGGTCGACGCCGGCGACCTGACCGTCGCCAGGCTGCTTGAGCCCTACGGCCTGCTCTGGATTCACCTTGCGCTGCGGCGCGGGTTGGGTACTGATTTCGCCTTCGCCCTGCTTCGCGGCACGGCCGGCGAATGA
- a CDS encoding winged helix-turn-helix transcriptional regulator, producing the protein MDNESGCPVEATLAVIGGKWKAVLIFHMMSGGTHRFAELRRKTTGISDRVLSRQLRELEADGIVGREVFPEVPARVEYSLTEYGKSLGPVTKAMCEWGKRHMAAGAA; encoded by the coding sequence GTGGACAACGAATCCGGCTGTCCGGTGGAAGCCACGCTCGCGGTGATCGGCGGCAAGTGGAAAGCCGTGCTGATCTTTCACATGATGAGCGGCGGCACCCATCGATTCGCCGAACTCCGGCGCAAGACAACGGGAATCAGCGACCGCGTGCTGTCTCGGCAGCTGCGCGAGCTGGAAGCCGACGGCATCGTGGGTCGTGAGGTGTTTCCGGAAGTGCCTGCGCGCGTTGAGTATTCGCTGACCGAATACGGTAAGTCACTGGGGCCGGTCACCAAGGCCATGTGCGAGTGGGGGAAGCGGCACATGGCGGCCGGCGCCGCCTGA
- a CDS encoding TIGR01777 family oxidoreductase, with amino-acid sequence MARAGHKAVIAIAGSSGLIGSALAAALRAADHRVLRIVRRAPANSDELHWNPESGEFDTDALLDVDAVVNLCGVNVGQRRWSGAFKQSLRDSRITPTEVLANAVAEAGVSTLVNASAVGYYGNTRHRVVDETDRAGDGFLAQLCEDWEAATLPAQYAGARVVLARTGLVLSPAGGMLSRLRPLFWAGLGARLGNGRQYMSWISLEDEVRALLFAIDNPSLTGPVNMTGPAPVTNAEFTTAFGRAVNRPTPWMLPGFAIRAALGEFADEGLLIGQRAIPSALERAGFEFHHNTIGEALGYATARRDHD; translated from the coding sequence GTGGCTCGAGCTGGTCATAAAGCCGTCATCGCGATAGCGGGTTCTTCCGGCCTGATCGGCTCCGCGCTGGCCGCCGCGCTGCGCGCCGCCGACCACCGGGTGCTGCGCATCGTGCGCCGGGCACCGGCGAACTCCGACGAGTTGCACTGGAATCCCGAGAGCGGCGAGTTCGACACCGACGCCCTGCTGGACGTCGACGCCGTCGTCAACCTCTGCGGCGTCAACGTCGGCCAGCGACGGTGGTCGGGCGCCTTCAAACAGAGCCTGCGGGACAGCCGCATCACTCCCACCGAGGTGCTGGCCAACGCCGTCGCCGAAGCGGGCGTCTCGACCCTGGTCAACGCCAGCGCCGTGGGCTACTACGGCAACACCCGGCACCGGGTGGTCGACGAAACCGACCGTGCCGGAGACGGTTTCCTGGCCCAGCTGTGCGAGGACTGGGAGGCGGCGACGCTGCCCGCCCAGTACGCCGGCGCCCGGGTGGTGCTGGCGCGCACCGGCCTGGTGCTGTCGCCCGCGGGCGGCATGCTGAGCCGGCTGCGGCCGCTGTTCTGGGCGGGGCTGGGCGCGCGGCTGGGCAACGGCCGCCAGTACATGTCGTGGATCAGCCTCGAGGACGAGGTGCGGGCGCTGCTGTTTGCGATCGACAACCCGTCGCTGACCGGGCCGGTGAACATGACCGGGCCCGCGCCCGTCACCAACGCCGAATTCACCACCGCGTTCGGCCGGGCGGTCAACCGCCCCACCCCGTGGATGCTGCCCGGCTTCGCGATCCGCGCGGCACTCGGCGAGTTCGCCGACGAGGGCCTGCTCATCGGGCAACGGGCCATCCCGTCGGCGCTCGAGCGCGCAGGCTTCGAGTTCCACCACAACACCATCGGCGAGGCGCTGGGCTATGCGACCGCGCGCCGCGACCACGACTAG